In one window of Juglans regia cultivar Chandler chromosome 3, Walnut 2.0, whole genome shotgun sequence DNA:
- the LOC109021597 gene encoding ankyrin repeat-containing protein At5g02620-like: MEAPERQQRSGGKKMTKQLTGKRNDTPLHMAARLGNLELVKEILANDGDADLKQLLSKQNQSGETALYIAAEHGYVDLVKELIKHYDVGLAGTKAKNHYDAFHIAAKQGELEILKVLTDAIPELSMTVDLTNTTALHTAAAQGHIEVVNFLLDKGSCLATIARSNGKTALHSAARHGYLEVVKALLSKEPGITTRTDKKGQTALHMAVKGQNLELVDELVKTGPLTNMIDSKGNTALHIATRKGRLQIVHKLVECEGMDKMAINKSKETALDTAEKAGHSEVAALLREHGVQSASSIKAPTANTARELKQTVSDIKHGVHNQLEHTRQTRKRVQGIAKRLNKMHAEGLNNAINSTTVVAVLIATVAFAAIFNIPGQFEDDPKVLPPGYSPGEARVAPTKEFMIFIIFDSTALFISLAVVVVQTSIVVIERKAKKQMMAVINKLMWLACVLVSVAYLALSYLVVGKNHRGLAVGVTAIGTVIMATTLGTMCYWVIVHRMEASKLRSIRRSSMSSTRSQSRSMSAVMSDSEILSTVYAI, encoded by the exons ATGGAAGCTCCGGAGAGGCAACAAAGATCTGGTGGGAAGAAGATGACCAAGCAGTTGACCGGAAAACGGAATGACACGCCGCTGCATATGGCGGCAAGATTGGGGAATTTAGAATTGGTTAAGGAGATATTGGCTAACGATGGGGATGCAGATTTGAAGCAATTGTTGTCCAAGCAGAACCAATCGGGTGAAACTGCCCTATATATTGCTGCTGAACACGGTTACGTCGATTTGGTTAAGGAGTTGATAAAGCACTATGACGTTGGATTGGCTGGTACAAAAGCTAAAAATCACTACGATGCATTCCATATTGCTGCCAAGCAAGGGGAATTGG AGATATTGAAGGTCCTCACTGATGCCATTCCCGAACTCTCAATGACCGTTGATCTAACCAACACCACTGCATTACATACTGCTGCAGCTCAAGGCCATATTGAAGTAGTAAATTTCCTCTTGGATAAAGGAAGCTGCTTGGCCACCATAGCCAGAAGCAATGGGAAAACTGCCTTGCATTCAGCTGCAAGGCATGGGTATTTGGAGGTTGTCAAGGCCCTTTTGAGCAAAGAACCTGGAATCACTACAAGAACTGATAAGAAGGGGCAGACAGCTCTCCACATGGCAGTTAAGGGACAGAACTTGGAGCTTGTGGATGAGCTGGTGAAGACAGGTCCTTTGACAAACATGATTGATTCCAAGGGCAACACTGCATTGCATATAGCAACAAGGAAGGGTCGACTGCAG ATTGTTCACAAGCTAGTAGAATGTGAGGGCATGGACAAGATGGCCATTAACAAATCCAAAGAAACTGCTCTCGACACTGCTGAGAAAGCAGGGCACTCTGAGGTTGCTGCTCTCCTGCGAGAGCATGGAGTTCAAAGTGCAAGCTCGATCAAAGCACCAACTGCAAACACGGCCCGAGAGCTGAAGCAAACCGTAAGCGACATAAAGCATGGGGTGCATAATCAGCTAGAGCACACGCGGCAAACAAGAAAGCGTGTGCAAGGCATAGCAAAGCGGCTCAACAAAATGCATGCAGAGGGGCTTAACAATGCAATCAACTCAACCACTGTTGTTGCTGTCCTGATTGCCACCGTTGCCTTTGCCGCCATCTTTAACATCCCTGGCCAATTTGAGGATGACCCAAAAGTGCTTCCTCCTGGCTATTCGCCCGGTGAAGCACGAGTCGCGCCCACAAAAGAGTTTATGATATTCATCATCTTTGACTCTACAGCCCTCTTCATATCATTGGCTGTGGTGGTAGTTCAAACTTCAATTGTAGTGATAGAGAGGAAGGCCAAAAAGCAAATGATGGCAGTTATAAACAAGCTAATGTGGTTGGCTTGTGTGCTGGTTTCAGTGGCCTATCTTGCCTTGTCATATCTTGTTGTGGGAAAAAACCATAGGGGTTTGGCTGTCGGAGTAACAGCCATTGGGACAGTGATCATGGCAACTACATTGGGAACAATGTGTTACTGGGTGATTGTGCACAGGATGGAGGCTTCTAAACTGCGCAGCATTAGGAGGTCATCCATGAGCAGTACTAGGTCACAATCACGGTCAATGTCTGCTGTAATGTCGGATTCCGAGATTCTAAGCACAGTCTATGCAATTTGA